In one Rugosibacter aromaticivorans genomic region, the following are encoded:
- a CDS encoding Mth938-like domain-containing protein, with the protein MKLHSTAPTGLLAVTAYDAAGITVGGRRLSRSFILTPQRLIEDWPPVSLDTLCEADLEVLVTLNSPIVLLGTGLRQRFPAPALLRPLSARRIGVEIMDSFAACRTYNILMAEGREVAAALILETL; encoded by the coding sequence ATGAAACTCCACTCCACTGCCCCGACTGGTTTGCTGGCCGTTACCGCCTACGATGCAGCCGGTATTACTGTTGGTGGCCGCAGGTTATCGCGCAGTTTCATCCTCACCCCGCAACGCCTGATTGAAGACTGGCCGCCGGTCTCGCTGGATACGCTGTGTGAAGCCGATCTGGAAGTCCTGGTGACATTGAATAGCCCGATTGTGCTCTTGGGCACCGGGCTGCGCCAGCGTTTTCCCGCTCCCGCCCTGTTGCGGCCATTGAGTGCGCGCCGCATCGGCGTTGAGATTATGGACAGCTTTGCCGCCTGCCGCACGTACAACATCCTGATGGCCGAAGGTCGTGAGGTTGCGGCTGCACTTATTCTGGAAACTCTATGA